One Nitrospirota bacterium genomic window carries:
- a CDS encoding 3-isopropylmalate dehydrogenase: MKTYNIAVVAGDGTGPEVMREGVKVIKAASSDNGFRLNFHEFDFGGARYLKTGETLPDSAVAELKTFDAIFLGAIGHPDVKPGILEKGILLRMRFELDLYINLRPVKLYPGVKTPLADKGPKEIDFVVVRENTEGLYCGAGGFHKKGTPDEVAVQESINTRKGAERCIRYAFEVARKRKKDHKLTLCGKTNVLTYAFDLWERAFYDVAKEFPDIKPDYAHVDATCMWMVKNPEWFDVIVTDNMFGDIITDLGAMIQGGMGIAAGGNIHPGGASMFEPIGGSAPKYTGKNVINPLACICAGQMLLDFLGESKAAQNVEVAVIKALRDDIKNLSAGKMGMTTEQVGDRIADYVAKGARL; this comes from the coding sequence ATGAAGACATACAACATTGCCGTAGTGGCCGGCGACGGGACCGGCCCCGAAGTCATGCGCGAGGGAGTTAAGGTTATTAAGGCCGCTTCCTCAGATAACGGGTTCCGTCTCAATTTCCACGAATTCGACTTCGGCGGCGCGCGGTATCTCAAGACCGGCGAGACGCTCCCCGATTCCGCCGTGGCCGAACTCAAGACGTTCGATGCGATCTTTCTCGGGGCCATCGGGCATCCGGATGTGAAGCCCGGCATTCTTGAGAAAGGCATTCTTCTCCGAATGCGGTTCGAGCTCGACCTCTACATCAACCTGCGGCCCGTGAAACTCTATCCCGGCGTGAAGACGCCGCTCGCCGACAAAGGGCCGAAGGAAATCGATTTCGTCGTCGTGCGCGAAAATACCGAAGGGCTCTATTGCGGCGCGGGCGGCTTCCACAAGAAGGGAACGCCGGACGAAGTCGCGGTCCAGGAATCGATCAACACGCGCAAGGGGGCCGAACGCTGCATCCGCTACGCCTTCGAGGTCGCCCGGAAGCGAAAAAAGGACCATAAGTTGACGCTCTGCGGGAAGACCAACGTATTGACCTACGCGTTCGACCTCTGGGAACGCGCGTTCTACGACGTGGCGAAAGAGTTTCCGGACATCAAGCCGGATTACGCGCATGTGGATGCCACGTGCATGTGGATGGTGAAGAATCCCGAGTGGTTCGACGTGATCGTGACGGACAACATGTTCGGCGACATCATCACCGACCTCGGCGCGATGATTCAGGGCGGCATGGGCATCGCCGCGGGCGGGAACATCCATCCGGGCGGCGCCTCCATGTTCGAACCGATCGGCGGATCCGCGCCGAAATACACGGGTAAGAACGTGATCAACCCGCTGGCGTGTATCTGCGCCGGCCAGATGCTCCTCGATTTTCTCGGCGAATCGAAAGCGGCACAGAACGTGGAAGTGGCCGTGATCAAGGCATTGCGCGACGACATCAAGAACCTGTCCGCAGGAAAGATGGGCATGACCACCGAACAGGTTGGCGACCGGATCGCAGACTACGTGGCCAAAGGAGCAAGGCTTTAG